Genomic DNA from Xiphophorus hellerii strain 12219 chromosome 16, Xiphophorus_hellerii-4.1, whole genome shotgun sequence:
CTGCTTTCAAGGAAAAACTCTCTCCtcttttgaagaaaatgttttctcccaGTCCACATGGAAATAGACTTGATTAGCCAGTCAGGAACTGACATTTGTGAAACTATGGCAACAAGTTGACAAGGAGAAATGCATTAAATGTCAGCAAGTTTGGGCGTCTGAGACAGAATCTGATAGCTTGAGCAGCTGCTAAGTGTTAGCAGTTTCTTTATCTTAGTCAGAATTGGGAGGTGTGTGTTACTACAACCTTTTTTgaccaaaaatgttttcctgttgtCGCATCCAAAATGAGTTGTTATAGCACTAAGCGTCCACCAGGAGGTGCAGTGTGTCAAGTTTTCACACCATTAGCAGTTTAAAGAGGTGTGAGACTGAGGAATAGAGGTGAAATTCTCTAAACTGGCCATCAGCCAGTGTTACAGGGACCCATGCAGAGTTTAATCTCCTCTGGCCAAATCCACTCAGGTATTCGTGTCAGCCCGACAGATCTGGCATGCTGCTCACAAACTGCTGCCAGTTATAATCATCATGTTAATATCTTTTTGCTACAGAACCGCACTGAATGAAGTTGAGCAAATATTCTCgtctctgtttgtttgttaaacCTCGGCgtagttttgttttcatcaaacaTGATTTCTGTTTCTGGGTTGGCaggggttttttggggggggggggtttcacCGCGCTGTGTGGTCCTCACagctcttttgttttctgtgtcccttcCCCGCGCGTGCCAATCTGTCGGCGTGTCCCTCCACCCAGGAGCTGAACAGAACGTGCCGCGCCATGCAGCAGAGAGTGGTTGAGCTGATAAGTCGTGTGTCCAACGAGGAAGTGACCGAGGAGCTGCTGCACGTCAACGATGACCTCAACAATATATTCCTTCGATATGAGAGGTGCCCTAATGCATAAATGTCACAAAACGTACTCTAATTATTGAACTCATTTTTCTGAAGCATTTGTTTGGCTAAATACCTTAGTCATATGGTTTTTGAATATGAAAGTGATTTTCCGTTGCTCACAGGTATGAGAGATACAGATCGGGCAGGGCTGCACAAAACAACGGGGTAAGTGTCATCAAGAGAGACTGTGCTTGTGGAAAAAAGCagcatatttttgacatttaattgAGACTTTTTTTCAAGCTTAATTTGTTCTCATTAGTATCTGATTCGTTTACTGTTATTAGCTTTCTGTTATGCTTCACACAAgaaattacaaacaaatatgaaaaatgtttcaaactgtGAAAATGGAGAGGTGAAACTCTTCGAGTCGAATTAAAGGAAAAACCATCAGCGCTTATGACCCTCCATGTTGCTGCTTGTGTTGATATTTGGTTCTGCCTCTgtgctttctttgtttgtttgtgtaatcGGAAGCAAATAGTCAGTGATGTACCTCAAAAGTTTAGTTGAAGGCAGTTTTAGGAGatgtggctaaaacaaattGAGATGATTGTGAATAATTTCATAAACCAGGGTCACTTTTATCATCATACTCAAACTTATGTTGGTCTATTGCACTAAATCCTGCTAAATGAGAAACGTTACAAGTTGAAAGCGTACTTTTGGGAGGCACTGTACCTCTGTTCTTTTGCAAAGCCGATTCAAAAATATTAGCTGAAGTGGTCAAACCCGAGTGTTGTTTAATAGAAGTCactttaaatcaatcaatctgtgaactaaaatttaaataaaccacAATTATAGTTGATCTGCAAAACAGTTGTCGGCTATTCTGTTATCTAAAACATTGCATATTCacacttatttatgtttaaagtttctgttttcctgtctgtCCTCTCAGATGTTAGCGGAGCCTACAGAAGACAACCTCATAGACCTGGGCCCAGGCTCCCCTGCCGTGGTTACACCCAGGGTTGTGTCCAGCCCTTCGTCCAGCTCCGCCCACAGAGCCACAGCCTCCCCTGCCCACAACCCTTCCACAGCCTCCATATCTACTGCACTCGCTAGTCTTGGTAGGGGCAAAGTTAGGATTAGTTTTCTAAAAGATCCAAAGAACAGGAAAAAGTACCTGTTAGGAGGACTTTGAATGAGCGTCAGTTCATATAATTTAGTCAGTATACCTAGAATCTTCTTCCTTCCATGTTTAGTTCCCGATTTAggtttttttaagtgtgttttcattcaggatctaattatttttgtcaaaatcatCCAATCTTCCCTTCCTCATCTCTTGTTCCAGATGTAAGTTCTGACAGTGTTAGCGGTACCCTCACGGCTCTGTCGGGCCACAACAAGGACGACTTTGACATGTTTGCCCAAACCAGGAGCAGCTCACTGGCGGAGCAACGCAAAAAGTAAGTCTTAATATCAGTAAggtctttattttgtgtttagcaAATTTCTCCTTCCTTATGTTTTCTTGTGGACATTTCCATAGATGTCAGGTTGATACCAAGTGCCAGTTATGCAGTTGTGGGTTGATCCCTCACTGTTCTCATTATCATCGTCCTCAAACCATGAAGCAGGATCTTTTACATACTGCCTTAAGCttatttgtttctttgccaCACTTTCCCTCCCACATTTGGGGTTTCTTTCCTTTATGATGTTTACCTTACACAATAATATCACTAACACCAATTCCACAGAGGTTAGAGGTCCGATTGCCTGCATTAGAATTAATCTAAtctggtttttgtttatttttctgtttctgaattGCCAGTGTTAACTTTAGTTTTCATTGGTTTGGTGCACAGTGTAAAATATGAAGACCCCCATGCTCTGGGAGGCCTGGCCTCTGCTTTGGATGTGAGGCAACAAAACACAAGTGGGGTGAGTACATCAAAGCGTTCACTTTGTGTCAGATTTACCATGTATGGGGCGTGGAGGGGGAATATTTATATGAGAAGTGAAGATGTTTTTACAGATCTGTCAGATTTTTGGGTCCCTACAGTTTATAGTAAGtcatactgtatttttttcGGTTTTGCACCGTGTAATTTTTCGTATAATTATTTAACTGAAGCTGGTGGTTATATTTACAACATTAATTCCAGATGAAAGCAAGTGGACAAGTTTGGATTGTGGAAGCAGATTAAACCAGTGACATGTTTTAGGTCACAGACATGTTCACTCTGGatctttttatcatttaaaaggATGGATTAAAAATGGATGATAGCAGTTGGTTCTCCCAAACACTTCAACTCAGGAGTCTGAAACTAGTTTCAAgattttctgtcctttttctcAGCAAACGTTGGAATTTATGTGGAAGTTATCTCGTCATGTGTTTCCAAACTCTGAGTAATTTTCGTCAAGTTTTTCCTTTTAGgatatttcactttttatagAATTCAAATTCTTTTTCCCCACTTTGTTTTCCTCATTTCCATCTTTACGGAATgatacatttctctttttgttctccTTTTAACGTTATTCTCTGTGAATGAAAGTCGCCTCTTGCACTTTTGACTTCTCCTGTGTCTTCTTCCTCTGGACTGTGTGCTTTGCTGTGGCGGGGCCTTTCTTCTCTTGTGTAAGGTCTTATTCTGTTGTTGATTCAGCTGAGGGTAAAAGGGGATGATAACCCAGCAGATCAGGAGCTGCCCATAGACAGCTGGCTTATTACCCAAGGAATGGTGAGGACTCTTATCCACAGTGTGTCCTCCTAGCCCTCCCGTCCTGTTTACCAGCATCTACGCTAGCATCATCCACCatcttcatcagctgctgttTTGCCTCGCCTCACCACTGTGGTTTAAAATCCTTAACCAATCCCAATAACAGTGTTTAATCTCCTTTAGCgttcactttcattttaaatgcagatGTGTTCTAGTGGTGGGGGAAAATTatgatgaaatgaaaacaatgtcAAATGCAAAGTGACAATACTAACTTTatccaatttattttaagtggATTAGTtgagagaaaatataaaatttttatgCATACAAAGTTTTCATTTGGTGTTTCTCTTTTAGAATATGAAAAAATTATTCAAGATACAACAAATTTTGCCCACCTCTATTATACTGTCTGTTTTTTGACAGAGCACTAAACATTGTGTTCATTGTTGTAGGTGTTAAATTCTAACAATGCACCCAATGGTTCTTATCAAGCTTTTATATGCTCCATCACCACTTAGCAGTCatgaactaaaacaaaatgagtGGACATAACTCATTTTACCTTACACAATAACCCCAATGCAGCAAAATCACACCAACgattcaattttttttgcaaattgtAAAGGTCTTCTGGTGCAAAACTGAACAATTTGAGGATTTAATCAGCTAAAAAGCAGAATTAGGAAAAATCCAAGAACGATCTTGTACAGAGCCGACACGAGACATAAGAAGACTCAAAAGCTGCTTACAGGACCCCAGGCCAACAGGGGGGAGTGAAGAGCCATTAAGTTCTCAAACAGTATATGTCAAAAGTAAATGAGCCAACTTATTTTTGCAGTTGAGTACAATACATACTTttatataaagaataaaaacttcTTAATTAATTGAAACTATTTGTTATTCTAAcattgaaaatatgattttaaagaaCTGACACtttatatacaaaataaaacatgtaccgtaattttatttttgtatttagtcACTTTGAAGTAGCGCAGGAACATGTCATTGGGTAGTGAGGCAGGGAATTTGCTAACGTTGAGAAGGATGAGGGTGATGGCAACCTCAAGGAGTTTGTgctcatcaccaaagataaatcatcaaaatactTGTGGAAACTTgttaaaacaattacaaaaacagttttgattCCTGTAATTCCACTGACTATTGAGAAAGATATACACATAAACATAATGCATGTtttgtatgaataattttgggtcTAATGATGCTTGTTAATTCGAGCACTATGCACTTGTATAGCGCTTTATCTAGTCCATTGGACTCCAAGACACTTTACGCTACTGTCAGTTTTGGGAATTCATCTTTGTCTCAGTATTTAACTCTAAAAACAGTACTTTAATATGTaatatgcaaacaaataaacagacagtGGTTGCTGGGAGGCAGTGGTCTCTACAGGCACGCTCCTAAATGAAATCCAGCTTTGGTCCCCGTCcaaccttgggccggccctgacATTGGAGTGTATCTGTTCTAAAAGTGCAAGGACAAAGCAGACAGAGTTCTGTTGAAGGTAATGGTCTGTGTCAGGCTACACCGACCTGCCTCAAGGTCATACATAAAATCAAACGGAGGTTTTTAGCCTTCATACTCTCTCTGgtattttggaaaataattgaaaagaaaGTTAATGGTACGGCGCTGATTGCTGTGTTGTGGGGAGTTTTATAAGATCTTGCACATTTCGCTTGTaaataatctcaataaaacaactAACATAGATACTTATAACCATATGAGTTTAATTCTTTTAGTTTAATCTCACTTTATAtacaaaatgttgcattttccCAACTTGTGCTAGGGACAGatgtgttatttttctcttctctgcAATGTTCCCTCCTCTCTTCTCATAGATgcatgcattttttgttttttgaagggcttttttttttttagccctaCTGCCTCAAGCTGTGTTTTAATATATACTCCTCCTTTGCATAAACTGTCCtctcacaaaaagaaaaaaactcccCCGGCATTTTGTACTGTAAAACGGCCTCAGAATAAGGCTTTTGTTACCTGTGATGATTTAGTGAGATTGAGCTAAGAatgaaaaactttgattttgatAATATTTCATAAGATCGGAATAATTTTAAAGGGGTTTATGAGGCAAATTTTGCTCTAATAAATACAACGtagttttaaatgttctgtttttaatctggtgaaagattttaaaacttttgtagCACAGCAATCTCCTCATTCAGACATAAATGAGCCAAAATGCCATCCCCTCTGACATGGCTTCCATTGTCACCGCCACTGCACGCCATGCAGCACCACTCTCGCTCCCTGCGCTCCGTGCCGTGAGCATGCATGCTCCGTACAACCGGCCCGTCCCCGTGCTCCCAGCTTTCCGCATCCAATCAATCTCTGAATCCCCGCTCAAGCGATTTGCTGATTAGCTAATGATGTGGAATAAGGACTGCGGCTGTGCGACATCAGTCATCGGCTGTTCAGCTATGCAAGCGCAGTGAAATCAATGAGAGCCATATGCAAACTGGGAGATCCTGTTCTTACATGTAGGCTGGCTAATTAGCTGCTCATTATATCCAGAGAAGCTgtttttgtcccttttttttatttttgtttattttttttatcctttcagTCTGTGAGGTTTTGGTGATTCTTCttgttatttgtgtgtgttgtatctctgttttatgttttttgggggtttgcTTGTCTCTTATTTTTGTGGCTTTGGTGCGACCCTGTGGTTCGTCCATGGCTTTGCTCTTTAGATCCCCGTATCGCAGTCCTCTGTCATGGATGATATAGAGGAGTGGCTCTGTGCTGACGTggtgagacttttttttatacattgattttcttttttttctcccctcttttcttttcctcatctCTCTTGTTTTCTTGGTAGCATATTTTACCCATCCATTTTATGTTACTAATCATATTTTCCTTTAActtcatgttattttttcattttgagccTGTTTGTTCCACAAATGTTGGACCTAACACTGCGTTTGGGTCTGTCCTACTAAAGTTAACTGGTTGAATGCTGTTGAGGATCTAGAGGGGCTCAGGGAGGTTTTTTGGTGTGATGAGTTTGCATGAATATGAGCCACTTGGTGTGAATTTTACGACTTGACTTTCGTGACCTCCTGGTGTTTCTCAAAGGTTTGTGTCTTTATAactgcattttttccccttgtgAATAGAAAGGAGATGCTGCTGAGGAGGGAGTGACCAGTGAAGGTACTTGAATGAATACGTaaacatgccacacttttcagatttctatttgtatagaaaaatgttgaaaaccacGTGTCAACATAGCATCCCAGGAAAACACCATATGTTTATGGTTGTGTTGTGAcagaatgtggaaaagttcaagaaggTTAAAGCAAATCTTTATATTTCCCAATCGTCCAAACATTGTGCAAATTTGTAGGATCTGTCCTCCCACTGATATGTGTCAAAgatgaattgatttttttttttccttacagaGTTTGATAAGTTCCTGGAGGAGCGAGCTAAGGCAGCGGACACTCTGCCGTCTCCCCCCGGAGCTAACCCTCCTCACCCCACTCGTCCCCCCACCGGCTCCCACAAGAAGTCTGAGCGGACGGAGGACGCCCTCTTTGCCTTGTAGACTGTTTGCAGCGGACATTAGCTTCTCCAGCGGGGAATCGGAAGGTCATCGCAAACAATTCCCCTCCAAAGCAGCTCTTCTAGTTCCGTTTTATTGCAGACTGGATGGAAGTGGTGTGGCGAGTGAGCTCCACCTCCTTGCTCCTCCTACCCTTAAACCCATTGAGGTCAATGGTGTTTACTGCACACTCTGCCTTTGAGTTTTACTATGAATGGATGTATAGGGCTGTTATCGTGGGATGTAAAACTAGCAGGCCTGCAGCTCATTTGCAGCAGTCCCACCAAGTGAAGACAACCTAACTCGTCTCATGTGCTGTAAGAATGTGGTATATTACTGCTAAGACGAATAGAAACTGCAGGCTCACGCATTGAATTTGTATGGAAGCATTCAGttagaatattattttactACATTCAGCTAATTGCtaattgcatttgtttttctaatggtTTAAGCTGTACAATGTACTACAGTGGCGGTTGTGGTTCATCGATTATGTCTTTAAATCAGCAAATATTCCATTTAAGAATCCTTAATAGCAAAATTTTGTAATGTGGATAAAAGTGCTGTGTTGCCCTGCTTGCCAATAACACTGCAAACGAAGAGGCTGATTTGTTATTAAAAAGGAATATTctggaaaaacacaataaaccaaGCATTCACGGCATTCTTCTAACCAAAGGGAAATGTAATAGTAACGGCAACAAAAGGAAACTCATGAACGCATTTCAAAGCACTGAAGGGAAGAGAGTTGTCCATTGAATATTTTATAGatgcagaaaaaatatatacaaacatGAAGTGGGAACAGCAACCAGCTACAAGCACCTTTTAGCCATTCCAAAGAACGTTAAGGCTTTAATGACCAactaagattttatttatacacaGAGAATGTATAAAATGTTAGGGATAAACTGTGGAAGTCAGTGCCTGTTTTGGTGATTGAttgaaaaacatgttgtttattttagtaattcaagTGATGAAACCATAAAATCACAAGCAAAGTGATATTAAAATAGGCCAGATTTTTTTATACTCTGTGCAGCTCAGCGTCTCCAAAGCTTATAAATGGGACGGGTGAATGCTTTTGACATTCTCACAATCTGAAGAAAACATAGGATTGGGTAAATATATATCTTACTGTTAACTCTTCacaattttaggaaaaataaacttttacatAAGAAAAAATCTCCTCCGAATATGCAAATGTGATGACTGAAGAATTACATGCCTCTCTGGACATGTACAAAAAGCTCCAAATTTCCTTTCCtttgtttgacaaaattaaaatccagtatgaaatattaaattgaagTATGAACATTTTTGGTCTATAATAAATGAGCAGATTTCTTTTCATATATAACATGAACCATATGAACATATGTTGTCTCGTTTTCTCATATTACGACACCGTCCAAGCGTCAACTTGCACAAGCAAAATATATGCTTTATATCGTAACATCACTGCAAATATATATGGTTGGGGTAAAGCTTTGAAATAATGGGCTCATTCACATTTGTTCTCTGATGGGGGCGGGAGGAGAAGGTGGGACTGTACCTTTTTAGGTGTCCCACATCGCTCATCGTCAGTTTATGTAAGATTAGTTGCCTGTATCAAGACATGGGGAAAAAAGGGACAATTTTCTATTTACTTTTGCTAGGGATTAATgtcattttataataaaaaagtaaatcaatataaattaaaatttttgccCAAATATTGGctacaaatgcataaaatcacagtatgtgttttaattgaactttttctattttaaaagcaaacaaaataaccaCTTTTTACCTAATATTTCTGATAAGATCCAATTACCAAAACATGCATGGACAGTAAAGAGAATATActattttttatgaattatgaTCTCTGCACTTTGATGCAAAaactaatatgttttttttttttttttgtcttttgtgtttgtaaagttaatattttttttagggaTGGGAAAGGATCTTAAAAATGACTTCacactgcttttgtttcttcatcTCTCCAGTTTTTGTTTGGGTTCATTCCAGGATGTCAAGTTTAAGTTTgataaaacagcaatattagACATTCGCATAGAAAAACCTCCGTTATTTTTATGATCAGTATGAATAGTGTTGACTTTAAAATTGCCTACATGACAACGTATTGAAACTAGAATGATGCaagctttaaaaatgtgcattcTCACTGATAGATCTCCGTACATTTGATGCTATAAAATCTATAAACGTCAAAATACTCTcctgatttaatattcaaaatttattttatattttattattatagttcATGTATCATTCACAACATTGTTAGGTGCGGTGGGAGGCAGATGTTTATTCTAGCTGGACATTTCTGCCTATGTTACAGATGTTTCCAACCACAGTTTACCTTTGGTTTAGATGGAAAATATAAAGccaacaaaaaataagaaaatcccCCCTATTTTAATACtctattattaattttatttaattactatAACAGCCTAATAACTAGAATCAATAGTTTTCATTCGGAACCTCTGATTATGGGGAAACAACTATGATTTGTTATTTTCACAGTTACTAAAGTCTCAATATTTTCTCCATAGTCTTTGTAATATTCAAATGTAGCTTGGTTCAAATGTAGTATTGATCTTTATTTGGTATTAATGCTGTATTGTTACAACTGTTTTAATATGGTTGCCAGGTAACTGAGATATTAATTGTAgtccttttgttttttgaaaactcTTACTGTGCAGGTTGTTCAATGACAGATTGCAAGAAAGTCATCAGAGGTGATTTCAAATGAAACTTCTGCTATTttcagtatttgtgttttacaaGTCTTGGGATAAGTAATGGTAGGCTAACagtgtttttgttactttcttTGAAGACTGCAAAAGTGTTTCTCACAAATGTCTTAGCTGTCTATATTTGGATACAGTATGTCATTAACTGGATTAATACACAATGTGTGTACTCAAAGTTTGGACATCTCAGGTGTTCGACGTCTGTGTGGCTGTACCTGACTGTCTGCTGCCATTACTTACAATCAGATTTGTATTTGACTCTTTGCACGTGTGTGACTGCCCAATAAAACACTAGCAATGTGTGACCTCTACCTCattactctgtttttattttaattttttgtcttgTGTGACAGTTTTCTGCTCCTTAATACTGAAGCCTTAATATTGCATCTTACTGGTCAATTACTGTCACATGGgtgtttcctcctcctcctccacctatGGTATTATTGgttatcaatcaaattttatttgtatagcacatttcagcagcaaggcatttcaaagtgctttatatcattacaaacacagaaacacaatgtaatatagaatcaatcattaagtcaagttcc
This window encodes:
- the tom1l2a gene encoding TOM1-like protein 2 isoform X2, translating into MEFLLGNPYSTPVGQCIERATDGGLQSEDWTLNMEICDIINETDEGPKDAMRALKKRLSGNKNYREVMLALTVLETCVKNCGHRFHIHVAHRDFIDGVLVKIISPKANPPTIVQDKVLSLIQSWADAFRSSPDLTGVVHIYEELKRKGVEFPMADLDALSPIHTPQRGTPEVDPGMMKYLAPNASAPGNPKPIQPTPTATQASSIPSPVTATPEQIARLRSELDIVRGNIKVMSEMLTELVPGQEDASDLELLQELNRTCRAMQQRVVELISRVSNEEVTEELLHVNDDLNNIFLRYERYERYRSGRAAQNNGMLAEPTEDNLIDLGPGSPAVVTPRVVSSPSSSSAHRATASPAHNPSTASISTALASLDVSSDSVSGTLTALSGHNKDDFDMFAQTRSSSLAEQRKNVKYEDPHALGGLASALDVRQQNTSGIPVSQSSVMDDIEEWLCADVKGDAAEEGVTSEEFDKFLEERAKAADTLPSPPGANPPHPTRPPTGSHKKSERTEDALFAL
- the tom1l2a gene encoding TOM1-like protein 2 isoform X1, with the protein product MEFLLGNPYSTPVGQCIERATDGGLQSEDWTLNMEICDIINETDEGPKDAMRALKKRLSGNKNYREVMLALTVLETCVKNCGHRFHIHVAHRDFIDGVLVKIISPKANPPTIVQDKVLSLIQSWADAFRSSPDLTGVVHIYEELKRKGVEFPMADLDALSPIHTPQRGTPEVDPGMMKYLAPNASAPGNPKPIQPTPTATQASSIPSPVTATPEQIARLRSELDIVRGNIKVMSEMLTELVPGQEDASDLELLQELNRTCRAMQQRVVELISRVSNEEVTEELLHVNDDLNNIFLRYERYERYRSGRAAQNNGMLAEPTEDNLIDLGPGSPAVVTPRVVSSPSSSSAHRATASPAHNPSTASISTALASLDVSSDSVSGTLTALSGHNKDDFDMFAQTRSSSLAEQRKNVKYEDPHALGGLASALDVRQQNTSGLRVKGDDNPADQELPIDSWLITQGMIPVSQSSVMDDIEEWLCADVKGDAAEEGVTSEEFDKFLEERAKAADTLPSPPGANPPHPTRPPTGSHKKSERTEDALFAL